The following coding sequences lie in one Cannabis sativa cultivar Pink pepper isolate KNU-18-1 chromosome 5, ASM2916894v1, whole genome shotgun sequence genomic window:
- the LOC115715901 gene encoding uncharacterized protein LOC115715901, with product MLESDDSLAEKGGGKTNPLVGNRSSTPMDLDKGMTIAIDMSDADNGDTAMAPSRDIDLNTEDFCSFMNEDPFFPYKNLKPRDMSECGSCTGPLEENDSRKQWEKMKQNGYLSSSHGGIPVPKQRGRKSKSENNYKKKMEIAKKEQVDRFTKIAAPSGLLNELNPGIINHVRNRKQVHDIIKALVRSEKHENNHLGNKQGCHTKNGTKEICYRKDDSAIQDGGLSLEDRPSSDFSWERQTFKQENEGESDQIMEDRFSDVTGVLQSTVVNEDDALAMKLSSSIMMSENESSTSNEDSASHLSAKAATVASQWLDLLQQDIKGRLSALRRSKKRVRAVITTELPFLLSKEFSLDEDNNNPHAMKCTAATVDAHGARWGKLFDGMDKALSEEEKHLENWLNQVKEMQMHCDKGLQHIHWSTIMGGIQRLGKLDSEFRSQKSDNSERELAVRAAAASIYSTCNYLSTENISCF from the exons ATGTTGGAATCAGACGATTCTCTAGCAGAAAAAGGTGGAGGGAAGACAAATCCATTGGTTGGTAATCGATCCAGTACTCCTATGGATCTTGATAAAGGAATGACCATTGCCATAGATATGAGTGATGCTGATAATGGGGATACAGCTATGGCACCTTCAAGAGACATTGATCTTAATACTGAAGACTTTTGTAGTTTTATGAATGAAGATCCATTTTTTCCATACAAAAATTTGAAGCCGAGAGACATGTCTGAGTGTGGAAGCTGTACTGGCCCATTGGAAGAAAATGATTCACGCAAACAGTGGGAAAAGATGAAACAAAACGGTTATCTTTCTTCATCTCATGGAGGCATACCGGTTCCAAAGCAACGAGGAAGAAAAAGTAAAAGTGAAAACAACTATAAGAAAAAGATGGAGATTGCAAAGAAGGAGCAGGTTGACAGATTTACTAAGATTGCTGCTCCGAGTGGACTGCTCAACGAATTGAACCCTGGGATTATAAACCATGTGAGGAATAGAAAACAAGTCCATGACATAATAAAGGCACTTGTAAGATCCGAGAAACATGAAAACAACCATTTGGGAAACAAACAAGGTTGTCATACCAAAAACGGAACTAAAGAAATTTGTTACCGAAAGGACGACTCTGCCATACAGGATGGTGGCTTGTCTCTAGAAGATAGACCATCAAGCGATTTCTCTTGGGAAAGGCAAACATTTAAGCAAGAGAATGAAGGAGAAAGTGATCAAATCATGGAAGATAGGTTTTCCGATGTAACTGGTGTATTGCAATCTACTGTTGTAAATGAGGACGATGCACTGGCTATGAAGTTATCATCATCAATTATGATGTCTGAGAATGAGAGCTCCACCTCTAATGAGGATTCAGCTTCACATCTTTCCGCAAAAG CTGCAACTGTTGCTTCTCAGTGGTTGGATCTTCTACAACAAGACATTAAAGGACGTCTTTCTG CCCTGCGACGCAGTAAGAAGAGAGTTCGAGCTGTAATCACTACAGAGTTGCCTTTCTTGCTATCGAAGGAATTTTCACTTGATGAAGACAATAATAATCCACATGCAATGAAATGCACAGCAGCAACTGTCGACGCGCATGGAGCAAGGTGGGGTAAACTGTTCGATGGAATGGATAAAGCGCTTTCTGAAGAAGAGAAACACCTG GAGAACTGGTTGAACCAAGTAAAAGAAATGCAAATGCATTGTGACAAAGGTTTACAACACATTCACTGGAGTACAATAATGGGTGGTATTCAAAGGTTGGGAAAACTGGACAGTGAATTCAGATCACAGAAATCGGATAACTCGGAGAGGGAATTGGCTGTAAGGGCTGCTGCAGCTTCCATTTATTCAACTTGCAACTACCTCAGCACAGAAAATATATCCTGTTTTTGA